From a region of the Zingiber officinale cultivar Zhangliang chromosome 4B, Zo_v1.1, whole genome shotgun sequence genome:
- the LOC121978200 gene encoding mitogen-activated protein kinase kinase kinase 20-like translates to MGRGMAWRRGAVVGRGSFATVNLAYIQEPSGWRGNIPDVVAVKTAVLSRSDVLRHERSVLAEFQGCPQIVRCFGDEVAVDESTGVESYNLFLEYAAGGSLFEAVRRSGRGLGEATVRRYARSILRGLEHVHARGYAHCDIKLHNILVTGGDGGGDDVVIADFGLAKKVGADNAGAGISGTPLYMAPEAVAGGTGAATAADVWSLGCAVAEMSSGRPAWGQRFINSWGLLLFAIGFGEESPEIPAELSAEGRDFLNRCFVKDPARRWTAKMLLQHAFVAEEEDVDANRSCIQTEYFQSPRSVFGLSEWPSPRSPSDRMIHSKSNPTKSTETDEDPPLTSPADRVKEIAETAPPNWAGSPSAGWINVRSSASGDQSEQEQQQQPPLCSSSSSPFVSFRSVQSTTEDN, encoded by the coding sequence ATGGGTCGCGGCATGGCGTGGAGAAGAGGCGCCGTCGTCGGCCGCGGTAGCTTCGCCACCGTCAACTTGGCCTACATACAAGAGCCGTCCGGCTGGCGGGGGAATATCCCGGACGTAGTAGCCGTCAAGACCGCGGTTCTCTCCCGTTCCGACGTCCTCCGCCACGAGCGTTCCGTGCTCGCGGAGTTCCAGGGCTGCCCCCAAATCGTTCGGTGCTTCGGCGACGAGGTCGCCGTCGATGAATCCACCGGAGTCGAGAGCTATAATCTCTTCCTCGAGTACGCCGCAGGAGGCAGCCTTTTCGAGGCGGTCCGCCGCTCCGGCAGGGGGCTTGGGGAGGCGACGGTTCGACGGTACGCCCGCTCGATCCTCCGGGGGTTGGAGCACGTCCACGCCCGCGGCTACGCGCACTGCGACATTAAGCTGCACAACATCCTCGTCACGggcggcgacggcggcggcgacGACGTCGTGATCGCCGACTTCGGCCTGGCCAAGAAGGTCGGCGCCGACAATGCCGGCGCCGGAATCAGCGGCACGCCGCTCTACATGGCGCCTGAGGCAGTCGCGGGGGGCACGGGGGCGGCGACGGCCGCGGACGTTTGGTCACTCGGGTGCGCTGTGGCGGAGATGTCGTCCGGGAGGCCGGCGTGGGGGCAGCGTTTCATCAACTCGTGGGGGTTGTTGCTCTTCGCGATCGGATTCGGGGAGGAGTCGCCGGAGATTCCAGCGGAGCTGTCGGCGGAGGGGAGGGACTTCCTGAACCGGTGCTTCGTCAAGGACCCGGCGCGGCGGTGGACGGCGAAGATGCTACTGCAGCATGCCTTCGTGGCGGAGGAAGAAGACGTCGATGCGAACCGAAGCTGCATCCAAACGGAGTACTTTCAGTCGCCGAGGAGCGTCTTCGGGTTGTCAGAGTGGCCGTCGCCGAGATCCCCGTCCGATCGGATGATCCATTCCAAGTCCAACCCCACAAAATCAACAGAAACCGATGAAGATCCTCCTTTGACCTCGCCGGCCGATCGAGTCAAGGAAATCGCCGAAACTGCGCCGCCTAATTGGGCTGGCTCCCCATCCGCCGGGTGGATCAACGTGAGGAGCTCCGCCTCAGGCGACCAATCAGAACAAGAACAACAGCAACAACCACCACTCTGCAGCAGTTCTTCGTCTCCATTTGTCTCATTCAGATCAGTTCAATCAACTACAGAAGACAATTAA